In one Drosophila albomicans strain 15112-1751.03 chromosome X, ASM965048v2, whole genome shotgun sequence genomic region, the following are encoded:
- the LOC117578318 gene encoding serine-rich adhesin for platelets codes for MPRFRNEDSMESPYRDGDIVWVKIHNSEIWWPGEVTSAQDFRFANSARRPFAVVEFFNEKTYEQVSSSKLIYPFHCAHKREFIKLGTRRSVAQDMKEKFNEDVRQAEGRCAGKSPAAAAVTTTTAAAAAATLTVATASLVHPPIASISTSTAAAAASSIATTEAVGVVGASTSTSAAGTAAAAASRPESLIKALLSNNNSNNNNNNNANVNVNRVNASSNRNRGSQSRSSTSMPSTMNDSSIRIMDIGAKAAAYERPEGRLTERHYECNMCEFRTSSMNVLLIHRRTHQEPNTNSSSNSSGSNLNRHQQQQQPQQQQHHPHQQQLLQQRATRRANTSSTSREAWSSLWRCQSRHVSILVDAPLTDAEQRQVANIAQLTLASIERVVKPLRERKRHKERDGDGAEAEAEPDPEADNGSEKDGDAKGDEGEEEEEVEREETSGAERDLEFVEQQQQQQESEATNDSSNNSNAMLPQQQQQQQEQSARNPRRKRGHQLRSTMPAPPIPMTPPAKQRRLTRAASRLLERSNTMLSVSNNNNSSMDLSSPVAVLAPPPTPQRRGAGRRSAAANRRCTMFASSTLSNNSSSNNSNSNGIGGRGGKRSSVMRKTLTMTTTTSSTSSAIPALSQRGRKRAYSPTAATITAATAVEEAAVEEEKQQLTVAEKEKESRTKLEVEPEKEKQREEPETVTTAKLSLADASRELQRRLLAEWGEDELEEEEEEQQQLQSVQAQSNGQQETTKSEQSTKTTATTAAGDDDDNVEQMEKKQRLQEQTPNNITATAVASNTAAASTSTSTSKKRIRNIPKKDRRDVVRQEFDVGAISEHDREPEEPILIQDSSNDASSNESVVFVDSAEEPDLVKTGSAATAAATVAAPPTAASGKHNNSSSCFDFAEEEDEEPPLQPDAAPADGQNGGGLSYRRRTKPQPTHVLLANGEQQQQQQEEEEEMTTTENDSSFNKSTDEIFKGFNEESEVAPAAPAAEAELEQQQDGSVVDALAEVLETEVEAEDQLSLPIKERQKRIFKSRNKSQQAATAAMTTPPTPTPDDEQPDEDDDEAEAEPTIAAANGDGNSTGTSNSSNHSQQNLNHNNVAHTNNNNTNKLLLQTELESQRHHRRHKTKSGGSTSNSSKSRRAKSKSKSKSKSKSSKSLVVDEVNNSNSNSNSNSQLSGIASPALSSSASNSTTTTQSSNSSSGSGSSSIASGTNSSSIVSNMAVISAEEARELQRSAPALTEDGEGETEVEVEADVEVEGECVPDVVATQSSKIIILEDIRLPNLYSLPGSSLSTDNSSNHSQLLNRDSNPLPELMQKGDEKDEQKVTYADEEELPGTSTSSSWNHRRELKLKKREQELLRQYEEDLKSGRSAEKCRKARERWTRPNRSSRHNHLDAEETALLEQIVELTTPTTCRGGVGGGKRANSLLPIGNAANRRAPRHQASNKSCEAFVTLRDEDVARAREQLVQLQQLKQRRSEEAEKLERERERERERELQREREREQELQLEAELEQEVDEAQANMALELEQELVLDQMHDQVEDHEPEEEERDDIDNDDEEEEHEHELELEQQPLQPDSGELQLRELQLEQLTPTTPSPPSPSQQQQTPTPTLLSPAGVVSASEELRLYRLAAEAEMEDEDEDEDEQHPHQQLDLEQQEQEEAMDEAMSELELKDSGQESNTDPRICAVMTHPIPGYSNTFMLCSLTNNNNFTPLNNEALYLDSENHLVPVPLEALTESPRLPDAHPLSAVFMIEGEAVAQVVQPESAHGSQQQTDDEEEEDDEEEEEVEQMEQQQQQVLEVQHAAIVLPPDQVGDQVEMLGTMTPLSQPDYAISMAPQRQENTADDDDGNEDGDGDEEEMTPQEVYQLQSNVLQLSVNGHHLELTTEVLLNIAEQQDDIVIEIDGGGRAMLHASDILQAAKNYLQERDLQLVNVEDMSLDDDDDVVDAVGGVGGGGAPATDLLAEALAGSDVVDVVDVANAGVGLLHIDTRQQQQQQQLVTGGGGGGAGIDAPHPQPPPPPSMDFIHHHQAVVNAHLTPPITARTNETNALLDQTPIMSTLENPSAPGLQLRRVSPLAEGNNLDDSLAVIGVTNGGNSGVPTSLELPITVTNPAIAPRPPGVNDLVKFVPFQ; via the exons ATGCCGCGCTTTCGCAACGAGGATTCGATGGAATCGCCGTATCGCGATGGCGACATCGTTTGGGTCAAGATACACAACTCGGAGATTTGGTGGCCCGGCGAGGTGACTTCAGCGCAGGACTTTCGCTTCGCCAATTCGGCTCGCCGTCCCTTTGCCGTCGTTGAGTTTTTCAATGAGAAGACTTA CGAGCAGGTGAGCTCGTCAAAGCTGATTTATCCCTTTCACTGCGCCCACAAGCGAGAGTTCATCAAATTAGGCACAA GACGATCCGTTGCCCAGGACATGAAGGAGAAGTTCAACGAGGATGTGCGGCAAGCAGAAGGACGCTGTGCCGGAAAAAGtcccgcagcagcagcagtgacaacaacaacagctgcagctgcagctgcaacctTGACTGTGGCAACAGCCTCCTTAGTGCATCCTCCCATTGCATCGATATCgacatcgacagcagcagcagcagcttcgtCAATTGCCACAACTGAAGCTGTTGGCGTCGTCGgagcatcgacatcgacatcagcagcaggaacggcggcggcggcagcttCGCGACCAGAGAGTTTAATCAAGGCGCTGTTgtcgaacaacaacagcaacaacaacaacaacaacaatgcgaacgtcaacgtcaacaggGTCAACGCCAGCAGCAATCGCAACCGAGGCAGCCAAAGTCGCAGCAGCACCTCGATGCCATCCACGATGAAT GACTCGTCGATCAGGATTATGGATATCGGAGCGAAGGCTGCCGCCTATGAGCGACCCGAGGGACGTCTGACGGAGCGGCACTACGAGTGCAACATGTGCGAGTTTCGCACGAGCAGCATGAACGTGCTGCTCATCCATCGGCGCACGCACCAGGAGcccaacaccaacagcagcagcaacagcagcggcagcaacctCAAtcgccatcagcagcagcagcaaccgcagcaacagcagcatcatcctcatcagcaacagttgctgcagcagcgggCGACGCGACGCGCCAACACATCGTCGACGAGTCGCGAGGCGTGGTCATCGCTGTGGCGCTGTCAGTCGCGTCATGTGTCCATACTGGTCGATGCACCGCTCACCGATGCGGAGCAGCGTCAGGTGGCAAACATTGCCCAGCTGACGCTGGCGAGCATTGAGCGTGTGGTGAAACCGCTGCGCGAACGCAAACGTCACAAGGAACGGGATGGCGACGGGgctgaggctgaagctgaGCCTGACCCTGAGGCTGACAATGGCAGCGAGAAGGATGGCGACGCAAAGGGAGACGAAGGCGAGGAGGAAGAAGAGGTCGAGAGGGAAGAAACGAGTGGTGCGGAGCGTGATCTGGAGTTtgtggagcaacagcagcagcaacaagagagCGAAGCAaccaacgacagcagcaacaacagcaatgcaatgttgccacagcaacagcagcaacaacaagaacaaagtGCACGCAATCCGCGACGCAAGCGGGGACATCAGCTGCGATCGACGATGCCAGCGCCGCCAATTCCAATGACGCCGCCAGCGAAACAGCGGCGTCTGACACGCGCCGCCAGCCGTCTGCTTGAGAGGAGCAACACGATGCTGAGtgtgagcaacaacaacaacagctcgaTGGACTTGTCCTCGCCTGTCGCTGTCTTGGCGCCGCCGCCAACGCCTCAGCGACGCGGCGCCGGACGACGCTCGGCGGCTGCCAACAGACGCTGCACCATGTTTGCCAGCTCAAcgctcagcaacaacagcagcagcaacaacagcaacagcaatggcattGGTGGCAGAGGCGGCAAACGCAGTAGCGTCATGCGCAAAACCTTGAccatgacaacaacaaccagctCTACGTCATCTGCAATCCCTGCGTTGTCGCAACGTGGTCGCAAACGCGCCTACTCcccaacagcagccacaataaCCGCAGCAACTGCAGTCGAAGAGGCGGCTGTCGAGgaggagaagcagcagctgacaGTTGccgagaaagagaaagagtcaAGAACAAAGTTGGAAGTGGAGCCAGAAAAAGAGAAGCAGAGAGAAGAACCGGAGACGGTGACAACAGCCAAGCTTTCGCTGGCGGATGCTTCACGTGAACTGCAGCGGAGGTTGCTCGCCGAATGGGGTGAAGATGAGCTggaagaggaggaagaggagcaacagcagctgcagtctGTGCAGGCGCAGAGCAATGGACAACAGGAGACGACAAAGTCTGAGCAatccacaaaaacaacagcaacgaccgctgctggcgatgatgatgataatgtgGAGCAGATGGAAAAGAAGCAGCGACTGCAGGAACAGACTCCGAACAATATCACAGCTACTGCTGTCGCCTCCAACACAGCTGcggcttcgacttcgacttccaCGTCGAAGAAGCGCATACGCAACATACCAAAGAAGGATCGACGCGACGTGGTGCGTCAGGAGTTTGATGTGGGCGCCATAAGTGAACACGATCGCGAACCCGAAGAACCCATTCTCATACAGGACAGCTCCAACGATGCCAGCTCCAACGAGAGCGTCGTCTTTGTCGACTCCGCCGAGGAGCCAGACTTGGTCAAGACTGGAAGTGCAgccacagctgctgcaactgttgcagctcCTCCAACTGCAGCTAGTGGCAAACACAACAATTCCTCGTCGTGCTTTGACTTTGCCGAGGAGGAGGACGAGGAGCCACCTCTGCAGCCGGACGCTGCGCCAGCGGACGGACAGAACGGCGGCGGTTTGAGCTACAGGCGACGCACCAAACCGCAACCAACACATGTGCTGCTGGCGAATGgcgagcaacagcagcagcagcaggaggaagaggaggagatGACGACGACCGAGAATGATTCGTCGTTCAACAAGTCAACCGATGAGATTTTCAAGGGCTTCAACGAGGAGTCCGAGGTGGCTCCAGCTGCGCCAGCTGCCGAGGCGgaactggagcagcagcaggatggATCCGTTGTGGATGCGTTGGCGGAAGTGCTGGAGACGGAGGTGGAGGCGGAGGATCAACTGAGTTTGCCCATCAAGGAGCGACAGAAACGCATCTTCAAGTCGCGCAACAAATCACAGcaagcggcaacagcagcgatgACGACGCCGCCGACGCCGACGCCCGACGATGAACAACCCGACGAAGACGATGATGAGGCGGAAGCGGAGCCAACGATTGCAGCAGCCAATGGCGATGGCAACAGCACAGgcacaagcaacagcagcaatcacagTCAGCAGAACTTGAATCACAACAATGTAGctcacaccaacaacaacaatacgaacAAGTTACTCTTGCAAACGGAGTTGGAATCGCaacgtcatcatcgtcgtcacaAGACCAAGTCGGGTGGCTCCACATCGAACTCATCGAAGTCGCGACGTGCCAAGTCCAAGTCGAAAtccaaatcaaaatcgaaatcaTCTAAGTCATTAGTTGTCGACGAGGTCAACAACTcgaactccaactccaactcgaaTTCACAGCTCAGCGGAATCGCTTCGCCAGCTTTGagcagcagcgccagcaacagcaccacGACCAcccagagcagcaacagcagcagtggcagtggcagtagCAGCATCGCCAGCGGCACCAACAGCAGCTCCATAGTCTCCAACATGGCTGTCATCTCAGCGGAAGAAGCACGCGAACTTCAGCGTTCAGCGCCCGCCTTAACCGAAGATGGCGAAGGGGAAACGGAAGTGGAAGTAGAAGCGGACGTAGAAGTGGAAGGCGAATGTGTTCCTGATGTGGTGGCCACGCAGTCGAGTAAAATTATCATACTGGAGGACATAAGGTTGCCCAATCTGTACTCGTTGCCGGGCAGCAGCCTATCGacggacaacagcagcaatcacagTCAGCTGTTGAATAGGGACAGCAACCCGTTGCCTGAGCTGATGCAGAAAGGGGATGAGAAAGATGAACAAAAAGTGACGTACGCTGACGAAGAAGAACTTCCGGGAACGtcgaccagcagcagctggaacCATCGTcgggagctgaagctgaagaagCGCGAACAGGAACTGTTGCGTCAGTATGAGGAGGATTTGAAGAGCGGACGCAGTGCGGAAAAGTGCCGCAAGGCACGCGAACGCTGGACGCGACCGAATCGCAGCAGTCGCCACAATCATCTCGATGCGGAGGAGACGGCGCTGCTCGAACAAATCGTAGAGCTGACGACGCCAACAACATGCCGGGGCGGCGTCGGCGGTGGGAAGCGTGCAAACAGCTTACTACCCATAGGGAATGCCGCAAATCGACGCGCGCCACGACATCAGGCATCGAATAAATCGTGTGAAGCGTTTGTCACACTGCGGGACGAGGATGTGGCCAGAGCCAGGGAGCAGCTGGTCCAGTTGCAGCAGCTAAAGCAGCGACGTAGTGAGGAGGCAGAGAAGTTGGAACGGGAAcgggaaagggaaagagagCGGGAGCTgcagagggagagggagagggaacAAGAGCTGCAATTGGAAGCTGAGCTCGAGCAGGAGGTGGACGAAGCTCAGGCGAACATGGCGCTGGAGTTGGAGCAAGAATTGGTGCTCGATCAAATGCACGATCAAGTGGAGGATCACGAACCTGAAGAGGAAGAGCGCGATGACAttgacaacgacgacgaggaggaggagcatgAGCATGAGCTCGAGCTCGAGCAGCAACCTTTGCAGCCGGATAGTGGGGAGCTGCAGTTGCGAGAGCTGCAACTGGAACAGTTGACGCCAACAACACCGTCaccgccatcgccatcgcaacaacaacaaaccccGACGCCCACGCTCTTGTCACCCGCCGGCGTAGTTTCCGCTTCGGAGGAACTGCGACTCTATCGGCTGGCCGCGGAGGCAGAGAtggaggatgaggatgaggatgaggatgagcaGCATCCGCATCAGCAGCTGGATCTGGAGCAACAGGAACAGGAAGAAGCCATGGACGAGGCCATGTCCGAGCTGGAGCTGAAAGACTCGGGACAGGAATCGAATACGGATCCGCGCATTTGTGCCGTAATGACGCATCCGATACCCGGGTATAGCAACACCTTTATGCTCTGCTCCctcaccaacaacaacaactttacgCCGCTGAACAACGAAGCGCTCTACCTGGACAGCGAGAATCATCTGGTCCCTGTGCCCCTTGAGGCATTGACCGAATCACCGCGTCTCCCAGATGCCCATCCTTTGTCCGCTGTCTTTATGATCGAGGGCGAGGCCGTAGCTCAGGTTGTGCAGCCGGAATCGGCGCACGGATCGCAGCAGCAAACCGATgatgaagaggaggaggacgacgaagaggaagaggaggtaGAACAgatggagcaacagcagcaacaggtgCTAGAAGTGCAGCATGCGGCAATTGTGTTGCCACCGGATCAAGTCGGTGATCAGGTGGAAATGCTGGGCACCATGACACCGCTCAGTCAGCCCGATTATGCCATCTCGATGGCACCACAAAGGCAGGAGAACACCGCAGATGATGACGATGGGAATGAGGATGGAGACGGTGATGAGGAGGAGATGACGCCACAGGAGGTGTATCAGCTGCAGTCGAATGTGCTGCAGCTGAGCGTGAACGGACACCACCTGGAGCTGACCACCGAGGTGCTGCTGAACATTGCCGAGCAACAGGACGACATCGTTATCGAGATCGATGGCGGCGGCCGGGCGATGCTCCATGCCAGCGACATACTGCAGGCGGCCAAGAACTATCTGCAGGAACGGGATCTGCAGCTGGTCAACGTCGAGGATATGTCGctcgacgacgatgacgatgtcgTCGATGCTGTCGGAGGTGTCGGAGGTGGAGGTGCGCCAGCAACGGATCTGCTTGCCGAGGCCCTCGCTGGCAGCGATGTGGTCGATGTCGTTGATGTGGCCAACGCGGGCGTTGGACTGCTTCACATTGATacgcgacaacagcagcagcaacagcagctggtcactggcggaggaggaggaggagcaggaaTCGATGCTCCCCATCCAcagccaccaccaccaccgaGCATGGACTtcattcatcatcatcaggcGGTGGTCAATGCCCATCTGACGCCACCGATCACCGCACGCACCAACGAAACGAATGCGCTGCTCGATCAGACACCGATCATGTCAACCCTGGAGAATCCCAGCGCTCCAGGCCTCCAATTGCGTCGCGTCTCGCCGCTGGCCGAGGGCAACAACCTCGACGACAGTTTGGCCGTCATCGGTGTGACCAACGGCGGCAATAGCGGTGTGCCCACCTCCCTCGAACTTCCCATCACGGTGACCAATCCGGCCATTGCTCCACGTCCGCCCGGGGTCAACGACCTGGTCAAGTTTGTGCCCTTCCAGTAG
- the LOC117578324 gene encoding 6-phosphofructo-2-kinase/fructose-2,6-bisphosphatase 1 isoform X2 codes for MAQCCETTTAATMSSRFGSVAVAAVSSSSRQTTPLPAVAAASASTTLLSSQNNSSYNNNDGEDSDKDFDEDTVGTLPTTTATGAKKSSNPKQSLQSVRNLTTPLPRSTTFTTNSSTSSSSSSTSSSPSSSNSRELLCSCCSSDPTTATSESLLQEQLLQKQQHAAVAAASAVLAKHLVRSVTATSIMDMPYNTSPSLRVRTTSLNQLKKTADLAIENELHVCPSVMSDELRKLLPPTSETVMTKPFPIRGERTIADCTTPHVIAMVGLPARGKTFISKKLARYLNWIGIATRVFNLGEYRRHATTAYKSHEFFRADNEEAMAIRNRCANQALHDSCEWLLSGLGSIAVFDATNSTHDRRQLIYDIVVKQHGFRLFFVESICDDPQIIEQNILEVKVSSPDYINMNTELVVRDFLQRIEHYEERYQPIDEVAESHLSFMKVYNAGKKVVVYNNEGHVESRIVYYLMNIHITPRTIYLTRHGESEHNLSGLIGGDSNLSSRGHQYARALSSFISQQQIDGLRVWTSWMKRAIQTVADVKAPQERWKALNEIDAGHCEEMTYEQIKEKFPEEFKARDVNKFAYRYPRGESYEDLVARLEPVIMELERQGNVLVVSHQAVLRCLFAYFLDKSADELPYLYVPLHTVIKLTPVAYGCKVEHIKLPIDAVDTHRPKPKIPGDVSEPGLDGLSGELVAPDGVGKVLIVGDDVATATAAATNGNSGGGRGEAGGQ; via the coding sequence caagccaaaacaacagcagctacaacaacaacgacggcgAGGACAGCGACAAGGACTTTGATGAGGACACTGTAGGCACtttaccaacaacaacagcaacaggagccAAGAAGTCATCAAACCCAAAACAGTCTCTTCAATCTGTCCGCAACTTGACAACTCCGCTCCCCCGCTCGACCACATTCACCACCAACTCCTCcacctcgtcctcgtcctcatcCACGTCCTCTTCCCCGTCCTCATCCAATTCGAGGGAGCTactttgcagctgctgcagcagcgatccaacaacagcgacaagcGAGTCGCTGCTGCAAgagcaactgctgcaaaagcaacagcacgCCGCAGTTGCCGCCGCCTCAGCGGTGCTAGCCAAGCATCTGGTACGCTCCGTGACCGCCACCAGCATCATGGACATGCCCTATAACACCTCGCCATCGCTACGCGTGCGCACCACCTCATTGAATCAGCTGAAGAAGACCGCCGATCTGGCGATCGAGAATGAGCTGCATGTCTGTCCCTCGGTCATGTCCGATGAGTTGCGTAAACTCCTCCCACCCACCTCGGAAACGGTGATGACGAAACCCTTTCCCATTCGGGGTGAACGCACCATCGCGGACTGTACGACACCGCATGTGATCGCGATGGTTGGACTGCCGGCGAGGGGCAAGACATTCATATCGAAGAAGTTGGCGCGTTACCTCAACTGGATTGGGATTGCGACACGTGTGTTCAATTTGGGCGAGTATCGGCGGCATGCAACCACCGCGTACAAGTCGCACGAATTCTTTCGCGCCGACAACGAGGAAGCGATGGCCATCCGGAATCGTTGCGCCAATCAGGCGCTCCACGATTCCTGTGAATGGCTGTTGAGTGGTCTCGGTAGCATTGCGGTATTCGATGCCACCAACTCGACGCATGATCGTCGTCAGCTCATCTATGACATTGTGGTTAAACAGCACGGCTTTCGTTTGTTCTTTGTCGAATCGATTTGCGATGATCCCCAGATCATTGAACAGAATATCCTCGAGGTTAAGGTCAGCTCACCCGATTACATCAACATGAACACCGAACTGGTTGTACGCGATTTCCTCCAGCGCATCGAACACTACGAGGAACGCTATCAACCCATCGACGAGGTGGCCGAATCCCATCTCAGCTTCATGAAGGTCTACAACGCCGGCAAAAAGGTCGTTGTCTACAACAACGAGGGTCACGTCGAATCACGCATCGTCTACTATCTGATGAACATTCACATTACGCCGCGCACCATCTATTTGACCCGACACGGCGAGAGTGAGCACAATTTGAGCGGTCTGATCGGTGGCGACTCGAATCTCAGCTCTCGGGGACATCAGTATGCTCGGGCCCTGTCCTCGTTCATATCGCAGCAACAGATCGACGGACTGCGTGTGTGGACGTCGTGGATGAAGCGGGCCATACAAACGGTGGCGGATGTCAAGGCGCCCCAGGAACGCTGGAAGGCATTGAACGAGATCGATGCGGGACACTGCGAGGAGATGACCTACGAGCAGATTAAGGAGAAATTCCCCGAGGAATTCAAGGCGCGCGATGTGAACAAGTTTGCCTATCGCTATCCCCGTGGCGAGAGCTACGAGGATCTTGTGGCACGTCTCGAGCCGGTTATCATGGAACTGGAGCGTCAGGGCAATGTGTTGGTCGTGTCGCATCAGGCGGTCTTGCGATGCCTCTTTGCATATTTCCTGGACAAATCGGCCGATGAGCTGCCCTATTTGTATGTGCCGCTGCACACGGTCATCAAACTGACACCGGTTGCCTACGGTTGCAAGGTGGAGCACATTAAGTTGCCCATCGATGCGGTGGATACGCATCGGCCCAAGCCCAAAATACCCGGTGATGTTAGTGAGCCGGGACTCGATGGACTCAGCGGTGAGCTGGTGGCGCCCGATGGCGTCGGCAAGGTGCTCATTGTGGGCGATGAtgtggcaacggcaacggcagcggcaaccAACGGTAACAGCGGCGGTGGACGTGGGGAGGCGGGAGGTCAATGA
- the LOC117578324 gene encoding 6-phosphofructo-2-kinase/fructose-2,6-bisphosphatase 1 isoform X1, which produces MAQCCETTTAATMSSRFGSVAVAAVSSSSRQTTPLPAVAAASASTTLLSPTAATTTTTTAAAAIEQQQLSNTGNSKQILYFTASQNNSSYNNNDGEDSDKDFDEDTVGTLPTTTATGAKKSSNPKQSLQSVRNLTTPLPRSTTFTTNSSTSSSSSSTSSSPSSSNSRELLCSCCSSDPTTATSESLLQEQLLQKQQHAAVAAASAVLAKHLVRSVTATSIMDMPYNTSPSLRVRTTSLNQLKKTADLAIENELHVCPSVMSDELRKLLPPTSETVMTKPFPIRGERTIADCTTPHVIAMVGLPARGKTFISKKLARYLNWIGIATRVFNLGEYRRHATTAYKSHEFFRADNEEAMAIRNRCANQALHDSCEWLLSGLGSIAVFDATNSTHDRRQLIYDIVVKQHGFRLFFVESICDDPQIIEQNILEVKVSSPDYINMNTELVVRDFLQRIEHYEERYQPIDEVAESHLSFMKVYNAGKKVVVYNNEGHVESRIVYYLMNIHITPRTIYLTRHGESEHNLSGLIGGDSNLSSRGHQYARALSSFISQQQIDGLRVWTSWMKRAIQTVADVKAPQERWKALNEIDAGHCEEMTYEQIKEKFPEEFKARDVNKFAYRYPRGESYEDLVARLEPVIMELERQGNVLVVSHQAVLRCLFAYFLDKSADELPYLYVPLHTVIKLTPVAYGCKVEHIKLPIDAVDTHRPKPKIPGDVSEPGLDGLSGELVAPDGVGKVLIVGDDVATATAAATNGNSGGGRGEAGGQ; this is translated from the coding sequence CGcctacagcagcaacaacaacaacaacaacagcagcagcagctatcgagcaacaacagttgtCCAACACTGGCAATTCAAAGcaaatactttactttacagcaagccaaaacaacagcagctacaacaacaacgacggcgAGGACAGCGACAAGGACTTTGATGAGGACACTGTAGGCACtttaccaacaacaacagcaacaggagccAAGAAGTCATCAAACCCAAAACAGTCTCTTCAATCTGTCCGCAACTTGACAACTCCGCTCCCCCGCTCGACCACATTCACCACCAACTCCTCcacctcgtcctcgtcctcatcCACGTCCTCTTCCCCGTCCTCATCCAATTCGAGGGAGCTactttgcagctgctgcagcagcgatccaacaacagcgacaagcGAGTCGCTGCTGCAAgagcaactgctgcaaaagcaacagcacgCCGCAGTTGCCGCCGCCTCAGCGGTGCTAGCCAAGCATCTGGTACGCTCCGTGACCGCCACCAGCATCATGGACATGCCCTATAACACCTCGCCATCGCTACGCGTGCGCACCACCTCATTGAATCAGCTGAAGAAGACCGCCGATCTGGCGATCGAGAATGAGCTGCATGTCTGTCCCTCGGTCATGTCCGATGAGTTGCGTAAACTCCTCCCACCCACCTCGGAAACGGTGATGACGAAACCCTTTCCCATTCGGGGTGAACGCACCATCGCGGACTGTACGACACCGCATGTGATCGCGATGGTTGGACTGCCGGCGAGGGGCAAGACATTCATATCGAAGAAGTTGGCGCGTTACCTCAACTGGATTGGGATTGCGACACGTGTGTTCAATTTGGGCGAGTATCGGCGGCATGCAACCACCGCGTACAAGTCGCACGAATTCTTTCGCGCCGACAACGAGGAAGCGATGGCCATCCGGAATCGTTGCGCCAATCAGGCGCTCCACGATTCCTGTGAATGGCTGTTGAGTGGTCTCGGTAGCATTGCGGTATTCGATGCCACCAACTCGACGCATGATCGTCGTCAGCTCATCTATGACATTGTGGTTAAACAGCACGGCTTTCGTTTGTTCTTTGTCGAATCGATTTGCGATGATCCCCAGATCATTGAACAGAATATCCTCGAGGTTAAGGTCAGCTCACCCGATTACATCAACATGAACACCGAACTGGTTGTACGCGATTTCCTCCAGCGCATCGAACACTACGAGGAACGCTATCAACCCATCGACGAGGTGGCCGAATCCCATCTCAGCTTCATGAAGGTCTACAACGCCGGCAAAAAGGTCGTTGTCTACAACAACGAGGGTCACGTCGAATCACGCATCGTCTACTATCTGATGAACATTCACATTACGCCGCGCACCATCTATTTGACCCGACACGGCGAGAGTGAGCACAATTTGAGCGGTCTGATCGGTGGCGACTCGAATCTCAGCTCTCGGGGACATCAGTATGCTCGGGCCCTGTCCTCGTTCATATCGCAGCAACAGATCGACGGACTGCGTGTGTGGACGTCGTGGATGAAGCGGGCCATACAAACGGTGGCGGATGTCAAGGCGCCCCAGGAACGCTGGAAGGCATTGAACGAGATCGATGCGGGACACTGCGAGGAGATGACCTACGAGCAGATTAAGGAGAAATTCCCCGAGGAATTCAAGGCGCGCGATGTGAACAAGTTTGCCTATCGCTATCCCCGTGGCGAGAGCTACGAGGATCTTGTGGCACGTCTCGAGCCGGTTATCATGGAACTGGAGCGTCAGGGCAATGTGTTGGTCGTGTCGCATCAGGCGGTCTTGCGATGCCTCTTTGCATATTTCCTGGACAAATCGGCCGATGAGCTGCCCTATTTGTATGTGCCGCTGCACACGGTCATCAAACTGACACCGGTTGCCTACGGTTGCAAGGTGGAGCACATTAAGTTGCCCATCGATGCGGTGGATACGCATCGGCCCAAGCCCAAAATACCCGGTGATGTTAGTGAGCCGGGACTCGATGGACTCAGCGGTGAGCTGGTGGCGCCCGATGGCGTCGGCAAGGTGCTCATTGTGGGCGATGAtgtggcaacggcaacggcagcggcaaccAACGGTAACAGCGGCGGTGGACGTGGGGAGGCGGGAGGTCAATGA